In Chromobacterium rhizoryzae, one genomic interval encodes:
- a CDS encoding IS3 family transposase, which yields MHGGSVRASAREMANRRLLREIRLVFAEVSGIYGHRRIHAELLAQGMNCGRHRIARLMRESGLQVRSRKRWRPVLGSKHVLPVAPNRLERQFAAPGMNQRWVSDMTYIRTEQGWLYLAIVLDLHSRAVVGWAMHHRVQQELVHAALTMAVARRQPKGEVLLHSDRGSQYCAYDYQVLLKRHGILPSHSRAGNCWDNAAMESFFRSLKAERVYLTRYRSYDEARWDIFDYIRFYNHQRRHSTLGYLSPIEFEQRQALLRA from the coding sequence ATGCATGGCGGCAGCGTCCGCGCTTCAGCGCGAGAGATGGCCAATCGTCGCTTGTTACGGGAAATCCGTTTGGTGTTTGCCGAGGTGAGCGGCATTTATGGGCATCGGCGGATTCATGCCGAACTGCTCGCACAGGGGATGAACTGCGGACGGCATCGGATCGCTCGTCTGATGCGGGAAAGTGGCTTGCAGGTGCGCTCACGTAAACGCTGGCGGCCTGTTCTTGGTAGCAAACATGTGCTGCCGGTGGCACCGAACCGACTGGAGCGCCAGTTTGCGGCCCCCGGGATGAATCAACGCTGGGTGTCGGATATGACCTACATTCGGACCGAGCAAGGATGGCTATACCTGGCCATCGTGCTGGATTTGCACTCGCGTGCAGTGGTGGGTTGGGCGATGCATCACCGTGTGCAGCAAGAGCTGGTCCATGCTGCCTTAACGATGGCCGTAGCTCGACGTCAGCCGAAAGGGGAAGTACTGCTGCATTCCGATCGGGGTAGTCAGTATTGCGCGTACGACTATCAGGTCCTGCTCAAACGGCACGGCATTTTGCCGAGCCATTCCCGTGCAGGAAACTGCTGGGACAATGCGGCAATGGAGAGCTTCTTTCGTTCACTGAAAGCGGAGCGGGTTTACCTGACTCGTTATCGGAGCTACGACGAAGCCCGGTGGGATATATTTGACTACATTCGGTTCTACAACCACCAGCGCCGCCACTCAACGCTAGGCTATCTGAGCCCGATAGAATTTGAGCAGCGCCAGGCGCTGCTCAGAGCTTAA
- a CDS encoding baseplate J/gp47 family protein codes for MSSQNPIPHVEAFALDPRGIEETLRDIKDYTALIPFDETAQGDGDNNWGRIFFPGGDTDITHLAERYRAPDLSDGELPPHQAFLLAFLRQLETAKTLLNSLPARHRQLYYRDLLGLAPRGAQADQVVASFNLMPGANEQLLLAGVALNGGQDSLGQALRYLLDAPLQINSGRLSDVYWTRPSKNGTWCHVVQSGEEPPFPTDGVRLFSPQPQDYPAANGRVIAADILALSSGQRTLSITFASAPNCTLQAAVSTKQGWLALPPVTVSSSATTVAFTVAADQPALSPPQGLDGFIDTTPLLKLSRNDGLTVPVVNQIEVTVTLPADVAFRTQDGVAQPDQPCLPFGAEVPQGSAVRLMAPDWCRKSQAIQVTLTPEWQGLPEGQSFAQWYAGYTNAPVNDDTFKVTAAALSANGWKTLDAGQPLFASNANAATAPAGRPLTFTFTQLLCDVVDSADPDDWASRLRLTLEPTTFLHQQYWQLVNAGATGLTPPYTPQWAGLDIAYTSTQLIEVNAQYRLTPFGHQAAGAEEDEPAQPQLYLGLSDILPGQQLSLYWKLCSPQALDVDWQYLNQNNQWIALNADVLDGTDGLFASGLWSATLPNDAGDQSAHMPAGRYWLRGVMTPTQPQKSDLGATTSDYPQLQGLLANAMTATLADPDTMAADHFAQPLLAGRVSKTMNAVLGLAGVTQPWPSQHGRPLEALDDFNRRIAQRLSHRGRALRQHDLQMLLRDLFPEVGSVILPEGPGTPGKQLLTVIPAPDWRDNDDPKRPAFNPARLDRMRQAMQRLTSPWAEIDILNPVYIGVLVTYAVTFVEGISPAFGNRQVDEALVRQYIPWTGNKNRTVISDNILDYYEILSFIQRQPLVETVHTLFLNGKTESITAARGVVLILEPGHETVKIQLANPARF; via the coding sequence ATGTCTAGCCAGAACCCTATTCCCCATGTAGAGGCCTTCGCGCTGGACCCGCGCGGCATTGAGGAAACACTGCGCGACATCAAAGACTACACGGCCCTGATTCCCTTTGATGAAACTGCCCAAGGGGATGGCGACAATAACTGGGGCCGCATCTTCTTCCCCGGCGGCGACACGGACATCACCCACCTTGCCGAGCGCTACCGCGCACCAGATCTGAGCGACGGCGAACTGCCGCCGCATCAGGCGTTTCTGCTCGCCTTTCTGCGGCAACTGGAAACCGCTAAAACCCTGCTTAACAGCCTGCCGGCACGACATCGCCAATTGTATTACCGCGACCTGCTGGGCTTGGCGCCAAGAGGCGCCCAGGCGGATCAAGTCGTCGCCTCCTTCAACCTCATGCCGGGCGCAAACGAGCAACTGCTGCTCGCCGGCGTCGCGCTCAACGGGGGGCAGGACAGCCTAGGACAAGCCTTGCGCTACCTGTTGGACGCACCGTTGCAAATCAACTCCGGACGACTGAGCGACGTGTACTGGACGCGCCCGTCGAAAAACGGCACCTGGTGCCATGTCGTGCAATCCGGCGAAGAACCGCCATTTCCCACCGACGGCGTACGCCTGTTCTCGCCACAGCCGCAAGACTACCCAGCAGCGAATGGCCGCGTGATCGCCGCTGATATCCTTGCCTTATCTAGCGGCCAGCGCACACTCAGCATCACCTTTGCCAGCGCCCCCAACTGTACATTGCAAGCCGCAGTCAGCACGAAGCAAGGCTGGCTGGCGCTGCCGCCCGTCACCGTGAGCAGTAGCGCCACAACCGTGGCATTCACCGTGGCCGCCGATCAACCCGCCCTCAGCCCGCCGCAGGGTTTGGATGGATTCATCGACACCACGCCGCTACTCAAACTCAGCCGCAATGACGGCCTGACAGTACCGGTCGTCAATCAGATTGAGGTCACTGTCACCCTCCCCGCCGATGTCGCCTTTCGCACGCAAGACGGCGTCGCGCAGCCGGATCAACCCTGCCTGCCTTTCGGCGCCGAGGTGCCACAAGGCTCGGCGGTACGGCTGATGGCGCCGGACTGGTGCCGAAAATCCCAAGCCATCCAAGTCACGCTGACGCCGGAATGGCAAGGCTTGCCGGAAGGGCAGAGCTTTGCGCAGTGGTATGCCGGCTATACCAATGCGCCTGTCAACGACGACACATTCAAAGTGACGGCGGCCGCGCTGAGCGCAAACGGTTGGAAGACGCTCGACGCCGGGCAGCCCTTATTCGCGAGCAATGCCAATGCCGCCACCGCGCCCGCTGGCCGGCCGCTCACATTCACCTTCACCCAACTGCTCTGCGACGTCGTCGACAGCGCCGACCCCGATGACTGGGCCAGTCGCCTGCGGCTGACCCTGGAGCCGACCACCTTCTTACATCAGCAATACTGGCAACTCGTCAATGCAGGGGCAACCGGCTTGACCCCCCCCTACACCCCGCAATGGGCCGGACTGGACATTGCCTACACTAGCACCCAGCTTATCGAAGTTAACGCACAATACCGGCTCACCCCATTCGGCCACCAAGCAGCCGGCGCAGAGGAAGACGAACCCGCACAGCCGCAACTCTATCTGGGCCTCAGCGACATACTGCCCGGCCAGCAGCTGTCCTTGTACTGGAAACTGTGCAGCCCGCAAGCGCTGGATGTGGACTGGCAATACCTGAACCAAAACAACCAATGGATTGCGCTCAACGCCGACGTGCTGGACGGCACCGACGGCCTGTTCGCCTCCGGCCTATGGTCCGCCACCTTGCCCAACGACGCCGGCGACCAGTCCGCCCATATGCCGGCCGGCCGTTACTGGCTGCGCGGCGTAATGACCCCCACTCAGCCCCAGAAGTCGGATCTAGGCGCAACCACCTCTGACTACCCGCAGCTGCAAGGCCTGCTGGCCAATGCCATGACCGCCACCCTGGCCGACCCGGATACCATGGCGGCTGATCATTTCGCCCAGCCTCTGCTGGCCGGCCGCGTGTCGAAAACCATGAATGCGGTGCTCGGCCTGGCCGGCGTCACCCAGCCCTGGCCTTCGCAACACGGCCGCCCGCTGGAAGCCCTAGACGACTTCAACCGCCGCATCGCCCAGCGGCTGTCCCACCGCGGCCGCGCGCTGCGCCAACACGATCTGCAAATGCTGCTGCGGGATCTGTTTCCAGAAGTGGGCTCCGTCATTTTGCCGGAGGGTCCCGGCACACCTGGCAAGCAATTGCTCACCGTTATCCCGGCGCCGGACTGGCGCGACAACGACGACCCCAAGCGTCCGGCATTCAACCCGGCCCGGCTGGATCGCATGCGCCAGGCTATGCAGCGCCTGACCTCGCCTTGGGCGGAAATCGATATTCTCAATCCTGTCTACATCGGCGTCCTAGTGACATATGCAGTTACCTTTGTCGAAGGTATTAGCCCGGCTTTCGGCAATCGCCAAGTGGATGAGGCGTTAGTGCGCCAATATATCCCTTGGACTGGGAATAAAAACCGTACAGTCATCTCAGACAATATACTGGACTACTACGAAATATTATCTTTTATACAGCGGCAGCCATTGGTAGAAACTGTGCACACACTGTTTTTGAATGGAAAAACCGAGTCTATCACGGCTGCACGGGGTGTCGTGTTGATTCTAGAGCCAGGACATGAAACAGTTAAAATTCAGTTGGCAAACCCAGCCAGATTTTAA
- a CDS encoding GPW/gp25 family protein, which produces MTTNTTGRLGRGWAFPPSFTLANGPNMVEDQLDIRQSLQILFSTLPGERIMRPDYGCDLNAYIFENISEDLLADIRRTIRDNIQRHEQRVEPLDIIIKQNKLQPTQLDITLHYRIRGTDDSGRVRGELKIVASEGGLLL; this is translated from the coding sequence ATGACTACCAATACCACGGGACGTCTTGGTCGAGGCTGGGCCTTTCCTCCAAGCTTTACTCTGGCAAATGGCCCCAACATGGTCGAAGACCAGCTTGACATTCGTCAAAGCCTGCAAATTCTGTTCAGCACTCTGCCAGGTGAACGCATTATGCGCCCTGACTATGGCTGCGACCTGAATGCCTATATATTTGAAAATATCAGCGAGGACCTGCTGGCTGACATTCGCCGTACCATCCGAGACAACATACAACGTCACGAACAGCGGGTGGAGCCGCTCGACATCATCATCAAGCAAAACAAACTCCAACCTACCCAACTGGACATTACGCTCCATTACCGCATTCGCGGTACAGACGATAGTGGGCGGGTCCGCGGCGAATTAAAAATCGTCGCCTCAGAAGGAGGGCTCCTCCTATGA
- a CDS encoding phage baseplate assembly protein V translates to MMTPRIEQSLPPEISIQFGMPPQSLTTLLPIRLNTRLAANQIPNATLVLKQPGGDRKEVEKFSADAQRCLPGTTVRIELKDNNKSTVLFTGIVAEQHNHWTLDGNELTLRLCHLLQGALSSHGSQVFSNMTDEEALRQLLRLYKVDLGPSRGMMSIRHPQLVQYECSDWQFIKARLHANGVWLWPDVSGGVSIAPPALSSAKHMLAQDAKVLTGESSHTPLIEIADWIFSSRELTSEVHTITWNTKNQKAETRQSQPKQLGSNALDPKMLVQLGPKSQTFHAARNLQDEELDAWANSRLLAMQAASVRGTFTVIGSSAYQLGETLELKGFGKTLDGQGVISGIEHHMTPGRWRTDVTLGQDTINVSLVPATPGLQIGVVSHYQSDPDNLDRLQVEVPIFGNAKLWARFAKPFASKDSGACFYPEPGDEVVLGFFEADPRFPVILGAMHNPKQPSPIDPVKHLQQRGLILKQGDKQQQLLFDGEAQTVQLQAADKEHLMLGAKTGFAAQSQQDVQIKGKNLTLQADTALEARGQQVKVKGNKVDVGA, encoded by the coding sequence ATGATGACACCGCGCATTGAGCAATCGCTCCCACCAGAGATCAGCATCCAGTTTGGCATGCCCCCACAATCGCTCACCACGCTGCTGCCCATTCGGCTGAATACCCGGCTTGCAGCCAACCAAATCCCGAATGCCACTTTGGTGTTGAAACAGCCGGGTGGAGATAGAAAGGAAGTCGAAAAATTTTCGGCGGATGCCCAACGCTGCCTGCCTGGCACAACGGTGAGAATAGAACTTAAGGACAACAATAAGAGTACAGTTTTGTTTACCGGCATCGTAGCCGAACAACATAACCACTGGACGCTGGACGGCAACGAACTGACTCTGCGCCTTTGCCACCTTTTGCAGGGAGCCCTGTCTAGCCATGGTAGTCAGGTTTTCTCCAACATGACAGATGAGGAAGCACTGCGACAGTTGTTGCGCCTTTATAAAGTCGACCTTGGTCCTTCCCGTGGAATGATGTCCATACGACATCCACAATTGGTCCAATATGAATGCTCTGACTGGCAATTCATCAAAGCGCGACTGCATGCCAATGGCGTCTGGCTGTGGCCCGATGTCAGTGGTGGCGTTTCCATCGCACCACCTGCACTCTCCTCGGCCAAACACATGTTGGCGCAAGATGCCAAAGTATTGACAGGTGAATCTAGCCACACACCCCTAATAGAAATAGCGGATTGGATTTTCAGCAGTCGTGAATTGACAAGCGAAGTCCACACCATTACCTGGAACACTAAAAACCAAAAAGCGGAAACACGTCAATCTCAACCCAAGCAGCTAGGCAGTAATGCGCTTGATCCCAAAATGCTAGTCCAGCTGGGGCCTAAGAGCCAAACATTCCATGCTGCGAGAAACCTGCAAGATGAGGAGCTGGACGCTTGGGCCAATAGCCGCTTACTGGCCATGCAGGCCGCCAGTGTACGCGGCACTTTTACCGTAATCGGCAGCTCCGCCTACCAATTAGGTGAAACATTGGAGCTTAAAGGCTTTGGCAAGACACTTGATGGTCAGGGAGTCATCAGTGGCATTGAACATCACATGACGCCTGGACGCTGGCGCACCGATGTGACGCTGGGACAAGACACAATCAACGTGTCATTGGTTCCTGCCACGCCGGGCCTGCAAATCGGCGTAGTCTCCCACTACCAATCAGACCCCGACAATCTGGACCGTTTGCAAGTCGAAGTGCCAATATTTGGCAATGCAAAGCTATGGGCACGTTTTGCCAAGCCCTTTGCCAGCAAGGATAGCGGCGCATGCTTTTACCCCGAACCCGGCGATGAAGTCGTGCTGGGTTTTTTTGAGGCCGACCCCCGATTCCCAGTGATACTGGGCGCCATGCACAACCCAAAGCAACCCTCGCCCATCGACCCCGTGAAGCACCTTCAACAGCGTGGACTGATTCTAAAGCAAGGCGATAAACAACAACAGTTGTTGTTCGATGGAGAAGCGCAAACGGTTCAGTTGCAAGCTGCGGATAAAGAACACCTGATGCTTGGAGCAAAAACCGGCTTCGCGGCACAGAGCCAGCAAGACGTACAAATCAAAGGCAAGAACTTGACACTGCAAGCCGACACCGCTCTGGAAGCCCGCGGTCAGCAAGTCAAAGTAAAAGGCAACAAGGTGGACGTGGGAGCATGA
- a CDS encoding CIS tube protein: MKGLLELGLSKLKIQAYQELKDGKPNGSPLGEMQVMYNPESLNLSYGIEYDADNYLNGSISINHFKQARPGALTLELLFDSSLPGSQQSVEMQLTAIQALCCETRSGSRETPYLKIEWGKMHWHGQDFFLGRAASLEIRYTRFDRKAEPQRATATLTLNAVSSPFSQTKEIFDRIKKQASLSLPDQYWLPMAAATLATIAGMAEAYSYLDVAIANDLDSLDAARPGDTLVPPTEMANEEGTA; encoded by the coding sequence ATGAAAGGCTTGCTGGAATTGGGTCTATCCAAACTAAAAATCCAAGCTTATCAAGAGCTCAAGGATGGCAAACCTAATGGTTCGCCATTAGGCGAGATGCAGGTGATGTACAACCCCGAATCGCTGAATTTGAGCTATGGCATTGAATACGACGCCGACAACTATCTCAACGGCTCCATCAGCATCAACCACTTCAAACAAGCACGGCCAGGCGCTTTAACGCTGGAGTTGCTGTTCGACTCCAGTTTGCCAGGTAGCCAACAATCAGTGGAAATGCAATTAACTGCGATTCAGGCCTTATGTTGCGAAACGCGATCCGGCTCTCGGGAGACACCCTATCTCAAAATAGAATGGGGCAAGATGCACTGGCACGGACAGGATTTTTTCCTAGGTCGCGCCGCCTCATTGGAGATTCGCTATACCCGTTTTGATCGCAAAGCCGAGCCACAGCGCGCCACAGCCACGCTAACCCTGAACGCGGTCAGCAGTCCTTTTTCACAAACAAAAGAGATTTTCGACCGAATCAAAAAGCAAGCCAGCCTTTCGTTGCCTGACCAATACTGGTTGCCGATGGCGGCAGCCACGCTGGCCACCATTGCCGGCATGGCGGAAGCTTACAGTTATCTGGACGTGGCCATCGCTAACGATCTTGACAGTCTGGACGCTGCCAGACCAGGAGATACCTTGGTACCCCCAACTGAAATGGCAAACGAAGAGGGAACCGCATGA
- a CDS encoding DUF5908 family protein produces MIEIHELIIQVRVDDTIPVGVASKPQWMDHQAEQSALIELITEQVLARLREKQEDWA; encoded by the coding sequence ATGATCGAAATTCATGAGCTGATTATTCAAGTTCGGGTGGATGACACCATACCCGTGGGAGTGGCGTCCAAGCCTCAATGGATGGATCATCAGGCCGAGCAAAGCGCCCTGATCGAACTGATAACTGAACAAGTACTAGCACGTCTTCGCGAAAAACAGGAGGACTGGGCATGA
- a CDS encoding phage tail protein, translated as MSTLEKLFEPEVSHRFLATFFFKNVPSPLDIRFQRVSGLGKGELGVSAQYQGGINATDHYLPERVSHPPLTLERGVVVPTPLSLAFDYVLSGFDTAYVDAVIMLLNHQSLPVCTWTVTDALPVKWQTGDLDANSNTPLINHIELVYRDIQWLGAKA; from the coding sequence ATGAGCACGCTGGAAAAACTGTTCGAACCGGAAGTTTCCCACCGTTTCCTGGCCACTTTTTTCTTCAAGAACGTGCCCAGCCCTTTGGATATTCGCTTTCAACGTGTCTCTGGCCTAGGCAAAGGAGAACTAGGTGTGAGCGCACAGTATCAGGGCGGCATCAATGCAACGGATCACTACCTGCCAGAACGCGTCAGCCACCCGCCGCTTACGTTGGAACGGGGCGTGGTCGTACCCACTCCGCTGTCCTTGGCATTTGACTACGTTTTGAGTGGCTTTGACACCGCCTATGTCGATGCGGTGATCATGCTGCTAAACCATCAATCGCTCCCCGTCTGCACCTGGACTGTCACCGATGCCCTGCCAGTGAAATGGCAAACCGGCGATCTGGATGCTAACAGCAACACCCCGCTAATCAACCATATTGAACTGGTTTACCGCGACATCCAGTGGCTAGGAGCCAAAGCATGA
- a CDS encoding phage tail sheath family protein: MSQTMPGVNISNEVVTLAAQQDASAVPVFIGYTQTGEPLQMVSVSSWEEFQSTFFPSANIAQRAEQESSALYQSLRLYFDNNGGECYVLPAAQITQLETDADSVAQQLIAALESSALADHEAPTLLCVPDIVELVGDIFPAGPWLQVWQAMLNICRARLGCFAILDLPDSSTKAALVLNSTELDNAAYGATYWPHLECTYLLSDQTRALVPPSGIIAAQIQHTDRTRGVWKAPANNALLQVVKPQSPPTLSASMRNPAMPFNWIRSFPGRGVRVWGCQTLTTNPNSAFRYVQVRRLLGYVESRLYTMAHFCIFEPNNEITWLKIKSLFRSWLRSLWLKGALFGTSEDEAFRLYVGLAESMTTDDLLAGQLIVRVELSALYPAEYINLSLRFMMMETQMSKELI; encoded by the coding sequence ATGTCTCAAACCATGCCAGGCGTGAACATTTCAAACGAAGTGGTGACACTGGCGGCACAGCAGGATGCCAGCGCCGTGCCTGTATTCATCGGCTACACCCAAACGGGTGAACCCTTGCAAATGGTCTCGGTGTCATCTTGGGAGGAGTTTCAATCCACCTTTTTCCCGTCGGCCAATATTGCACAGCGGGCAGAACAAGAGTCGTCGGCGCTTTACCAGTCTTTACGTTTGTATTTTGACAATAACGGCGGAGAATGCTACGTGCTACCCGCAGCCCAGATCACTCAACTTGAAACAGATGCCGACAGCGTCGCGCAGCAACTGATCGCCGCGCTCGAGAGCTCCGCCTTAGCAGACCATGAAGCGCCCACTCTGCTGTGCGTGCCGGATATCGTAGAATTAGTCGGAGATATATTTCCAGCCGGTCCGTGGCTGCAGGTATGGCAAGCAATGTTGAACATCTGTCGCGCTCGCCTAGGCTGTTTCGCCATATTGGACTTGCCAGATAGTTCGACCAAGGCGGCACTGGTGTTGAACAGCACGGAACTGGATAATGCGGCGTACGGCGCGACCTACTGGCCACATCTTGAATGCACTTACCTGCTATCAGACCAAACGCGAGCTCTGGTGCCGCCATCCGGCATCATCGCAGCCCAGATACAGCATACTGATCGCACACGTGGCGTCTGGAAGGCACCTGCGAACAATGCCTTGTTACAGGTGGTAAAACCACAGTCCCCCCCCACCCTGAGTGCCTCAATGCGCAATCCGGCCATGCCATTCAACTGGATTCGCTCCTTCCCTGGCCGTGGCGTGCGGGTTTGGGGTTGCCAAACCCTGACCACAAACCCTAACTCAGCATTCCGCTACGTGCAGGTGCGGCGGCTACTCGGTTATGTCGAATCTCGGCTTTACACCATGGCTCACTTTTGCATATTCGAGCCAAATAACGAAATCACTTGGCTCAAAATAAAAAGCCTGTTCCGCTCCTGGCTGCGCTCCTTATGGCTGAAGGGTGCCTTGTTCGGCACCAGCGAGGACGAGGCATTTCGACTATACGTGGGCCTGGCAGAAAGTATGACAACGGACGATCTGCTAGCAGGCCAATTAATCGTCCGCGTGGAGTTGTCAGCGTTATACCCTGCTGAGTACATCAATTTGAGCCTACGGTTCATGATGATGGAAACACAAATGAGCAAGGAACTAATATGA
- a CDS encoding phage tail sheath family protein produces MTTVTSYPGVYIEELPSQSLSIANSSTAVPAIASSDAMISVPTRIASWLEFMNIVSAFDPTKNLHLSVKTYFENGGGYCYVIPTGQLEQEVPKLDDVTLLVAAGEDIKTAATTLCVDGKSLFAILDGPKVLQSPATDMSSYPVSEHAAAYSPWLDADWTEASIPPSGAVAGAYCRVDRERGAWKAPANVALNGGLRPQFKVSDATQGEYNAGKALNMIREFQNNGTLIWGARTLTSNTDTEWRYIPVRRLFNSAEKDIKNIMRSMASEPNNQASWVKAHGAIDNYLRALWRQGALRGQTAEEAYYVKVGEETMTPDDIDNGKLIIKVGMAAVHPTEFIILQFIQGGTST; encoded by the coding sequence ATGACCACTGTCACCAGCTATCCCGGCGTATATATCGAAGAGCTACCCAGCCAATCCCTGTCCATCGCCAACAGTTCCACCGCCGTACCTGCGATTGCCTCTAGCGACGCAATGATCTCCGTGCCTACCAGAATAGCCTCGTGGCTGGAGTTCATGAACATAGTGTCAGCATTCGACCCTACCAAAAACCTCCATTTATCCGTAAAAACCTATTTCGAAAATGGCGGCGGCTACTGTTATGTCATCCCCACCGGTCAGCTAGAGCAAGAGGTACCCAAGCTGGACGATGTCACACTGCTGGTCGCCGCCGGAGAGGATATCAAGACGGCAGCCACCACGCTGTGCGTGGATGGTAAAAGCTTGTTCGCAATTCTCGACGGCCCCAAAGTTTTGCAGAGCCCAGCAACCGACATGAGCTCCTATCCTGTTAGCGAACATGCAGCAGCCTACTCCCCATGGCTGGATGCCGACTGGACTGAGGCTTCCATCCCCCCCAGCGGCGCAGTCGCCGGAGCCTACTGCAGGGTGGACCGTGAACGCGGCGCATGGAAAGCACCGGCCAATGTCGCGCTCAATGGTGGACTCAGGCCTCAATTCAAAGTCAGCGATGCCACCCAGGGCGAATACAACGCGGGAAAAGCGCTGAACATGATCCGAGAGTTTCAGAACAACGGTACGTTGATCTGGGGTGCCCGCACCCTCACAAGCAATACCGACACTGAGTGGCGCTACATTCCCGTACGCCGGTTGTTCAACAGCGCCGAAAAAGACATCAAAAATATCATGCGCTCCATGGCATCCGAGCCCAACAACCAAGCTAGCTGGGTCAAAGCCCATGGTGCCATTGACAACTATCTACGCGCGTTGTGGCGCCAGGGTGCTTTGCGAGGCCAGACCGCAGAAGAGGCTTATTACGTTAAGGTAGGCGAAGAGACCATGACGCCAGATGACATCGACAACGGCAAGTTGATCATAAAAGTCGGCATGGCCGCGGTGCACCCGACGGAATTCATCATTCTGCAATTTATTCAAGGGGGGACATCCACCTGA
- a CDS encoding phage tail protein, with translation MATSTEQIANTYPIPTYRYRVTVGNEEMAFTAASGMEISHETITYKDGLGGLFYMPGQIAPVNISLRRGVIKGKSQLYDWIHSISLNQVEKKDILISLTNEAGNELLITWNVANAFPTKLTAPSLDASSNEVAIEELALMADAVTIQFH, from the coding sequence ATGGCAACCAGCACCGAGCAAATCGCAAATACCTACCCCATTCCCACATACCGTTACCGGGTCACTGTGGGCAACGAAGAAATGGCATTCACCGCCGCATCCGGCATGGAAATCTCCCACGAAACCATCACCTACAAGGATGGCCTGGGTGGCTTATTCTACATGCCCGGCCAGATCGCACCCGTCAACATCTCCCTCCGACGCGGCGTGATCAAGGGGAAAAGTCAACTTTACGACTGGATTCACTCCATCTCTCTCAACCAAGTGGAGAAAAAAGATATCCTCATCAGCCTCACCAACGAAGCTGGCAACGAACTGTTGATTACCTGGAACGTCGCCAATGCCTTTCCCACCAAGCTGACCGCCCCCAGCCTAGACGCCAGCAGCAACGAAGTAGCCATTGAAGAGCTGGCACTCATGGCCGACGCCGTCACCATTCAGTTCCACTAA
- a CDS encoding phage tail sheath family protein, which produces MTTVTSYPGVYIEELPSQSLSIANSSTAVPAIASSDAMISVPTRIASWLEFMNIVSAFDPTKNLHLSVKTYFENGGGYCYVIPTGQLEQEVPKLDDVTLLVAAGEDIKTAATTLCVDGKSLFAILDGPKVLQSPATDMSSYPVSEHAAAYSPWLDADWTEASIPPSGAVAGAYCRVDRERGAWKAPANVALNGGLRPQFKVSDATQGEYNAGKALNMIREFQNNGTLIWGARTLTSNTDTEWRYIPVRRLFNSAEKDIKTTMRSMVFEPNNHATWERVRCAIDNYLRSLWRQGALPGKSEKEAYFVLVGKDITMTDDDIAQGKLIVKIGMAAVRPAEFIILQFTQDVNQG; this is translated from the coding sequence ATGACCACTGTCACCAGCTATCCCGGTGTATATATCGAAGAGCTGCCCAGCCAATCCCTGTCCATCGCCAACAGTTCCACCGCCGTACCTGCGATTGCCTCTAGCGACGCAATGATCTCCGTGCCTACCAGAATAGCCTCGTGGCTGGAGTTCATGAACATAGTGTCAGCATTCGACCCTACCAAAAACCTCCATTTATCCGTAAAAACCTATTTCGAAAATGGCGGCGGCTACTGTTATGTCATCCCCACCGGTCAGCTAGAGCAAGAGGTACCCAAGCTGGACGATGTCACACTGCTGGTCGCCGCCGGAGAGGATATCAAGACGGCAGCCACCACGCTGTGCGTGGATGGTAAAAGCTTGTTCGCAATTCTCGACGGCCCCAAAGTTTTGCAGAGCCCAGCAACCGACATGAGCTCCTATCCTGTTAGCGAACATGCAGCAGCCTACTCCCCATGGCTGGATGCCGACTGGACTGAGGCTTCCATCCCCCCCAGCGGCGCAGTCGCCGGAGCCTACTGCAGGGTGGACCGTGAACGCGGCGCATGGAAAGCACCGGCCAATGTCGCGCTCAATGGTGGACTCAGGCCTCAATTCAAAGTCAGCGATGCCACCCAGGGCGAATACAACGCGGGAAAAGCGCTGAACATGATCCGAGAGTTTCAGAACAACGGTACGTTGATCTGGGGTGCCCGCACCCTCACAAGCAATACCGACACTGAGTGGCGCTACATTCCCGTACGCCGGTTGTTCAACAGCGCCGAAAAAGACATCAAAACCACTATGCGGTCCATGGTGTTCGAACCCAACAACCATGCCACCTGGGAGCGAGTCCGCTGCGCCATCGATAACTACCTGCGCTCGCTGTGGCGCCAGGGCGCCTTGCCCGGCAAGAGTGAGAAGGAAGCCTACTTCGTACTGGTGGGCAAGGACATCACCATGACCGATGACGACATAGCTCAGGGCAAACTAATCGTCAAAATCGGCATGGCCGCAGTGCGCCCGGCGGAATTCATCATTCTGCAATTCACCCAGGATGTGAACCAAGGCTAA